In Lycium barbarum isolate Lr01 chromosome 9, ASM1917538v2, whole genome shotgun sequence, the DNA window aaaagtaGTTACTCATCAAATAAAAGCTAGTCAATATTTGTCTTCTCCTACACTCTTTGGAGAAAGAAACAagtttcattaattaaaaatcagCCAAGATGACGTCATTTAGACTCTAATGTttgaatttgttttttttaattaaaaaagtaGTTACTCATCAAATAAAAGCTAGTCAATATTTGTCTTCTCCTACACTCTTTGGAGAAAGAAACATAACTTGTCATTGCTGCATTGAAAGAAACAAAGAACCCTTCTCCCCTTCTCTTTCAAGTTTCAACCCTTTTCCCTCCACAACCATTATTATGTTTTTTCCTCAAAGACATTGCAGTGAAAAGGTATTCTTTAGTTCTTCTTATCCCTTAGTTATTTAACcagatattattatttttttgatagcATTAATTCTTTTTCTCTCTGAAATTGATGTGTATTTCTTGAAATTGCTTTTGTGCATTTTTTCTTCTTTGTACAGAGTAGTTTCACATTTTAGTTTCTCTTAGTAGATAACTAATGGCCATATAATTAATAACTTACTAGTTTGTACTATTTGGGGGAATTGAACAAAGTTTCAAGAATTCTTGAATTCTACCACAATAGTATTGTCTTTATGTTGTGCTAGTAAAAACTTATTTTGTATGGATTGGATTCTGTTAAAAACTATCAATATGTTAGAGTAGATTTATATATCCAGGGAGTAATTTGTATGACTAATTTTTAACAAGTGTGATGCATTTAACTGTTATTTCAGTTTGAAGTTTCAATGAGCTTGAGAAATATTTCCGTAAAGTATCAAAAACAAGTTCGGTgtctcaaaatcaaaatcaactacATCGAGATGACAATGCGGACCAAATAGAAATACCATCTCACTTTTCTCTGAGACAAAAATTTGATGTAAATAATCTAAAGGCTGACCCGGCTGAAAGAACTCCAATTTTGGATTATCATCCAAACATTCGTGATGAGATAAGGAGGGCATACATTCAAAAACGTCCTTGCCAATCTCGGGGTCGTGTGTTCCCTCAAACTGACTTTTTTGGAATACCAGGTTGTTTTGTTTCTGGATGGTTTGATGAATATCCTGATTGGTTGGAGTATAGTACAAGTGCAAATGCAGCTTATTGTTTGCCTTTGCTTCTACTAGTTGCCACTGCGACAGTTGAAAGAGCTTTCTCAGCAATGAAGTTTATCAAGAATGACTTGCGGAATCGAATGGACGATGAATTCTCACCCACCCTGTTCTAAAAGTATGAACACCCTTGAcaaaaatcctggctccgccactgggttTTCTGATGGAGTAAGAGAAGGCAGAAGGGCAGGCAGTGGCTGGAAAGAGAAGCAAAAGGGGGTTTTTAGTTTATGAGGAAAAAAGGTGCATTGCGTAGAAGATAAAATTTTGACTATGTTAATACAAAATAAGTTGGCTTCTGTTAGAAGATAAAAAGTTTAATGAGTacctttttttaattttaaaagaaaaagtcAAACACTTTTTAAATGTTATGGCAGTACGGCTTGTCTCATTCAGCGAAAAGATACTAGTTTCTctaatgcaaaaataaaaaatttgtgcCACAGCCGAGATTTGAACTCGCATCCTCAGCGAGAGTTTGCGCACCCTTAGCCGCCGGGCTATCCTTCTTTCCTATGTCAAGGTTGTTCATTACTATTATATATCCACAAAGTTCTATATTTAATATAGGCATCCGACAAttttttccgacgaagggtgttcataCGACCACCCTTGAATAggtgtggctccgcccctgcccagaccccacactgtgggattcaactgggtatgttgttgttgttgttgttgtcgttgaaataaagaaaaagttgatAACTTGATTTGCAAGTAAAGCAATTCTGGCCTTATGAAATACAGTACATGAATGCAGAGAGATCCAAGATTTTAATTTCTTTAATTCACCATTTATGGTTTTTAGTATTGAATCTATTGTAGTTTAAAAGCTATAGGTTCAAGTTTAAATTTATTACTAAATTTTTCCTGGATTTTAGGTAAAATTCTATGTCGATGCCCAAGATGTGTTGGATCCGCCCTGGAATGAGTGGTCGTGAATAGAAATTGGAAGTAAAAAATATCAAATCTAACTATGATTTCGCATCAAATTTCCGTACTTTAATTGTTAAACGACTGTTTATAGCAAAAATAGACGTTTGCCTTCTTTTGCTTTAATTTTACAAATTTCCTAGTACTATATTACTAGTATGCTAAATAATTATGCTGCACTGATTCACTTAATTAAACTCTAACTGTCTCCTTAACCTTAGAAATCATAGAACTTTGTTAAAGTCACATTCTGCCTCAATTATAAGTAGTATACTGGTACGTACTATATAGAGGAAAAGAAGAAATCAAGAGGCAATTTAGCTCTATCTGACCATGTTAACTTTAACTGCTCATGAAAGACAAATATATGAATTTCATAGATTAAAAGACCGAAAAGGAGTATAGCGATGGtgcgcccaaaaaaaaaaaaaatagttagcTAAAAAAAAAGATTGCCATATAAATCTTTTTATAAAGGTGATGGACAAATATAACAAATAATGTATGCGCGAAATTAACCACCTCCATCTTTCAGTCGCAATGAATTCTTAAGGCAGATTTcctagtgtgtgtgtgtgtgtgtgagatcAATTCTAAATCTTGTGCAAGTTATGTAAGAATTACAGTAATTAATTCTTAACTAGGTCTCTCAATGCCCTTGTTCTGTTTTTGAGTTTCATTTATATAAGATGGAGAAGTAAACCGAATTACAGCTCACAATTATGTTTCCTGCTGATCAATTTGCTTATAAGTTATGATAATGAAACATGTTTTTTACTGTATGAAATACTCCTCATATGCTTGTTACAACTTTGTTTTCGTTTATGAGTATCAGAACCCTGTCAACTATGAGTTCGGCGCCGAAAGCGCACAAATTTGAAGCCAAAAACCAAAAATATGTAACAAATAAATAATAGAAGTATATAAATAGTGGACTTACTCATTTTTACAAATGGGCAACAACTCACACAAGTAGTAAGTAGTAATTATCCTTAGCTAAACCAATATTGTGACTAAGAAAGAAAAGTAGGGCAAATCGTGGAGAAAGAGGCGATATCAACTATGAACTCTTTTACCAAGATATTATTTATAAGGCAAATCGTGTAAGGCTCCATGATTTgctattgttttttttaaaaaatgcaaATCGTGGAGCCCTCCACGATTTGCTAattcgtttaaaaaaaaatcctacaAATCGTGGAGCCCTATACGatttattatttaattttatttcttttaattATGGGACGACGTTAGAACGTCCCCATTAAAGGAAATGCAAATCGTGGAGCACTAAACGATTTGGCCCTTTTGGTTTATCAAAAATGTAGTAACCCTTCTTGGTTTTTTGGCTTCAAATTTGTGACCTTTCGGCGTTCATAGGAGAAATCACTTGATTTTGTTGTTCATGAAAAGTATGAGAGTTTGTAATCTAAAAAAGTTCTTATATGGCTTGAAACAAAGTCCTCATGCTTTGTGCAGCAAGTTTAGTTAAAATAGTTTAGACGTTTATATTAAAAAGGGGCAAATGTGATCACTCGACCTTCCATAGGCAATCAACAATTGTCCTAATCCTCCTTGTTGTATATGCGATGATATTGTTATTACAAGAAGTGATTATGTAGAGATATATCCTCTCAAGTCTTCATGTATCTTGGCCAGCTAAAGTACTTCTTGGTAGTAGAAGTCTCTAGAAAGTAAGAAAGTTCCTGTCTCAGAGAAATAATATCCTTGACCTACTTGCAAAATTAGAAAGTTGGCAGCCAAGCCTCGCACGCAGTACTCTTAACGATTTTCAATGTGCATCTTATGAAAGATGATTATGGTCCATTTGATGATCTTGAAGAACATAGAAAGTTAGTCGACATTAAACTTATCTTACAATGACTAATTCAGATATTGTTTTTACAATAAGAGCGGTTAGCGGCTCATGTCTGTACCTATAGTCAAGCATTGGGCAGATCATATGTTACTTAAAAGGATCACCTCCACTTGACATATTTTATAGCTATAATAgtcaatattattatttttaatttttttttttttttacaaaaggGGATGCTCAGATGGTAAGCACCCTCCACCTCCAATCCGAAGGTTGTTGGTTCGAGTCATCAAGAGAGCAAAAAGGGTGAGCTCCTCAGGGAAGGTAAAAAAAAATGGTCTTTTTATTTAGGTAATACAGTCAAACGTCTCTATAACAGCATCATTGCGTCCTAATATTTGTGGCAGTTATAGAGGATGGTTGTTATTCACCTATACCAGCATTGTCATTTAACCGTTATAggaaaaaaagatgcataaaatctaatttttcgtttaattgtcaaattctaagcttaatcacaatttgtataacgaaggaaaaAACTTTTAATGATGAAAacacatatattcatataatattatgtcataaatagtgtattaaatgatcaaaaatttggtcaaaatctctacattTATtgttggtaatcatagatattctatttttataatgatgattaattattatattaccaaaaaaggaaaatagttgttatatggggggtaattttacaaagagcgtactgttataaaaTTAATTGTTGCTGTTATAGATAAAATGTTGTTATATAACATAAAAAAACGATTCCGGAAAAATTTGGCTGTTACAAAGAGGTGCTTTACATATGCACATTGGACATAATCTAAGATTGATAGGAGGTGTACTACTAAGTACTGACTACTGTATTTTGTACTTTTGCCGGTGAAAACTTGGTATTAGTGGAGAAGAAACAAAATATTGTATCACAATTAGTGCAGAATCTACTTACGCGGCTATGGCACAGTCCAATGTGAGATTATGTGCATACATCATCTTTTAACTGAAATTGAAAGATAAAAGACATAAATTGACCTTTAAACTATACTCCAAAAGTCATTTTCCCACTTAAACTTTAGTAGTAACCTATTACACACCCAATATATGAAAAAGTGATATTATTTGCTCCCTGAGAGCTGATGTGACataaaatgtaaaaataattaaaatataggcgcgttttaattaaaattaattcattttttctttttttaataccaaatatatatattttttaacccccccaccccccacccctccCACCTTGCTTCTCCATACTCACCCACCCACACCTTTCTTTTGCACTCCCTTTTCTTTCCTATCTTCTCTCCTCCCCCTCATTTCTCCATTTTTCTTATCATATCCATTATCTCCTTCACTGTAATTTTTCAGAGGATAAGAAAATCAAAATTAGTATTTCTTGGTGTTCATTGACGAAAATTAGAATTCAAGAATTCTTTAGGGACCAAaataattgaaaagaaaaattaaaaaataaaagtgcaAATGAAAGATGAATGTCTTTGCTCTCAAATCAATGATGACTTTCTATTGTGATTTATGGTGATGGGTTGGTGGGAAATGGTAAAGAGAAATTGATAGTGTTATTTTGATCTTGGTGGTGACCATTAAAATCATTGGATGTGATGGTAGATAAAATTAATGGTAACGATATCGTGACTTTCTGGAGTTGGTGGTGGTCTGAAATTGCAGTGGTGGGGGCGGCGTGACGGTGGTGCTGGTGGCCTGAAGGATTTGGGGGATGGGGGTGGCGTGAACGGATCTGGGGGTTAGGGGTGGCCTGAAGCATTTAGGGGGTGGGGGCGGCATGACGGTGGTGACTAGTGGCATGAAGGAGTTGGGGAGTGGGGGTGGCGTGAAGGTGGAGAAGAAAAGGGGTCGGTGGCaggtgaaatgaagaagaaggtgGAAAATCAATtttgttgttaaaatttaaaaatcattgtttactttaattttgtgaataaaatttaaaaaaaagtaaaattgtgaaagaataaataaaataaaataaaataaaaaatcgtgAAAGAATAAATGACGTGTCGCGCGCGTGTGGAGCACTTTCACATCTGAGACCAGTTATATGTGCGTTCGGGGGTAAATAATATCACTTTTTTATATATTAAGTGTGTAATAGGTCACTACTAAAGTTTAAGTGTGAAAATGACTTTTGAAGTATAGTTTAAgggtcaatttatgtcttttCCCGAAATTGAAATGAAGCATCCTATAACCACCACATTCAGGTGTGATAATAAAGTTGCTTTTAGAAAGGTTCAGAATTATGCAGGAAACATGAATATTTAGAATGGGGAGCGTTTTTCCATCGTAGAAATAGTAATTTTACAGCTCCATACAGATATTATCCAGTCAATTAAAACAGAAGAAAACAGTAAGTCCCTTTAGGAACAGATAGAAAAGCCACtagaaaatagaacttgtaaGCCGCTTTTTCATACAAAAATAATAATGACCCACAAATATTTTCAAGAGTCATCCATACACTATTAAAGGTTACTTTAGAGCAACATTCACATTTAAAGAGGTGTCCGTCAAAATTATATCTTTGTTATTATCTGCTTTCGGATGGTTTGGACAATCAAACTTGAGTCTCACGTGTATCGGTCTTGTTATGATGACTTCTTCTAGATCTCTTTTTGATGTCAGCAAGAACTGAAGAATTACATCTCTGTTTACCCTTGTCCCAGGGTTCAACAGATCTGCTATCCTGGCTGCTTTACTCTGTCTACTGTCACTACACGCATCTGAATCCTTTTTCAGTCTCAGATATAGTGCAGCAGAAATAGTAACCTGGTGGGGAACCAAAGATATGAGGACAATCACATAATGAGTAAAGCAGCATTTTCGGATCTGGAATTCAGTATGAAATGCAAGTAATTTCTAGACTGGACAAAATCGTTTATCATTTTAAACTACTTAAACGAGAAATTTCACATAAATCTTGGAGAATCTCAGCAATTCgagaatccaaaggaaattgcTGGGAAGAATAATGTACCTCGCTTGTTCCAGGACTTGAGTTAACGGAGCAACTGATCTCGACTTTCCCTTCTGGAATTTCTTCACCACGGCTCATCGTTCCCTCTTCTATGGTTGCTTCTATTTCTGGTCTTGAAAAGGCAAGGTGGTCAATTTCATCATACCATTGCTGGGCAACACCAACCTGCATATCCCCATCAATTTAACTCTTTAAACTAATGGAAAGAAGGGACTATTGAAGTATGTGCTACTTATACTCCATTCATTGCAAACGGATCTCTTGGTTTGATTTTGTACTGCTACTGGAGGAGTTTTTAAAATGAATTAGTCAGCATTTGTTGAGATAAAATGTTGGACTATATTCTTCCTTTAAAAGTAGTCCCAGATAACTATTTGTCGTACATGGTATATACCTTCTTTCTGTGGAACTATCCAAAAATGGAAAGTGGAAATCAGCTTGGGATGAATGAAGTAGAATTTATGGGTGAATACAAATACATGAAGCCTAAAGGTGATCAGAAACCTTTTCTGAAGACGTATCCGTGCTATCTGCCTCGGATATTTCAGCTGCTGCCCCTCTAGTTTGCCGCCATATACAACTTTCACTCAGCGGTTCAATTAGATCAACATATTCTGGAATATCTACATTCAGTCGTATGTCAACTTTACCTGTTAAAAAATGAAGTGAGGTTATCATGCAGTGCTCCCTCTATCTGGAAAAACTTGGCCTACATTCTCTTTTTCCATCGATCCCTAAAACAACTTTTTTAACAGGAAGCAGTGACAATCAAATAACTACTTTCATTCATTGTAGCATTCTCCATTCCGGGACATCTCAAACTGCTCGAAAATATTAATAATATCATTGAATTTGATTGTTATAACCATTCAATTTCATCAAGTCATTAAATTTTAAACGTTGAAATAACACAGTAGTAAGATTAACATTTTAGCCTCCCGGCTTCGTCTATCTGCCGATCACATAAAATCTGTCATCAGAAGTACTTTATATGATTTCAAATTTGAGTTAAACATATATTAAATTAATTACTCACTGATGAGAGGTGCATGTAGCATACTGTCCTCTCATGTAGCATAAAATACACGGGTACTACTGAACCTACCATTTTCTGCACAGCGTATGGATATATATGTAAAAATCACTAAAATTTCAACAAACACTAATTGCCAGTTTAGCCAAAGCTTTTGAAAGGTCAAAAGTGCTTATATATTGAGAAAAAACACTTATTGGAAGGACTGAAGGTGTTTGGCCAGGTTCTTGATGAAGAAATAAGTGGTTTTGAGTAATAACAGAAACTGTTTTTCAGCTTTTAAGCAGCAGCTGAAAAAGTAGCTTCTCcaaaaaataagtgcttttgaaaTTTTTTGGACAAGATTACTCATACCAAAAGTTAATATTTACCAAATCAAAATTAGTAGCAACATTCTTTTTCGTAAGTTGACACCTAAAAGCACTTTTTGGAAATATTGGCCAAACTACTAACAAAAGCACTTATCAAATAATATAGCCAAACTGTCAAACACAAATTGCTACTCTCCCAAAAAGCACTTTTGATAAGAAATAATTCTCAACATAAGTTGATTTCGACAACTTGGCCAAACAGCCCTTAAATTTGTAACCATAATTTCAAATGTGTAATGGGATCACTGGTAAAAACCTAAAATTTGATCCCAATAAAATTTAAACCCTGAATCCGTCTCTACCGGTGATTTACATTTCAAGTATTACTTTTTAATACTGATCTAACTCCTAACATATTGATCTATAACACACTTTCTAGTCCCACTCTCTGGagttgacaaaaaaaaaacatctttttttttaaacgaaGACGAAAGTATCACaaaaattgtataaattacaACCAGATTCTTGCAAGAATATATGATCCAGAAAAAGAATACAATATTGAAGATAAACAAATATAGGTATTGATAAACAACTGAAAGATTAGTAATATTTTTCCAGATAAGAgcttttttaaatttatttgaaCTTCATGTAACCAATAGGCTTTTACTACCTGGCAACAAGTTGAAAGATTCTATGTGATCAATTGAATTTGCTGCCAATGCTGCATCACTGTAACACAAGCATCAAACACAGTAAATTAATATAATCAATCAGataaagcagaaaagaacaatgGCTTAGAGCGTAAATTAATATAATCAACCAGataaagcagaaaagaacaatgGCTTAGAGCTTCTTTAATCTGTTACACTTACGCAGCACATACTCGTTCCAGAGGAGATGAGGACCAGTAAGGAAACCCAAGGATCCCCAAATTAGAAAACTGGAAGCTTGATATAGAACCGGAGTTTCTATTGAGTTTTAACACTGTCTGACCAACTACAGATAAGCAGAATACAAAATTGAATCAGGCAAGTAGATGTTACAACAGATGCAGTAATTGAAGACATGATTACCTGTATCACAAATGAGTATCTGATCCTGAAAAGTTTCCACAGAAGATATAAGCTCAACATACGGAATTCtctttgatgaacaatgtgtatCCACTTGCTGCTGCAACCAATCATTAGGTATTTGATTCAAAAGCATCGACTTCTCCAGGATCAATGGCTCACAGATCTCCAAAATATTTGAAAATCCTTTTAGAGTATGGGTGAGTCAATAACTGACAAGGCAAACTGATAGAAATAGAGACAACTTAAGAACATTTTGGCAATAATTTATACCTTTAACAACCTTTCTGATCACGCCGGAGGCTAAATCCATGATCCACAAGGTCTCACAGCtgcatgcaaaaaaaaaatgtatatatatatatatatatatattaataaagtGAGGGCAGCCCAACAGCTCAAACTGTAAAATTTACAAATATGAGTGCAGAAATTGTCGAGATATTTACTATAAAAATACAGAAGACAATTTCTGCAATATATGAGTTCATAAAGAGCAATCTTGGGGCTTCTAATATTCCAATTTCCATGAAGGGGTCATAGAGACAAGATCACACGCTTGTTCATTATATTTAAATTG includes these proteins:
- the LOC132611761 gene encoding uncharacterized protein LOC132611761, yielding MVADLAVIVDSGLAVVGGAGGFVRGGATPTQGWSDEHPSSEKVSDFNELEKYFRKVSKTSSVSQNQNQLHRDDNADQIEIPSHFSLRQKFDVNNLKADPAERTPILDYHPNIRDEIRRAYIQKRPCQSRGRVFPQTDFFGIPGCFVSGWFDEYPDWLEYSTSANAAYCLPLLLLVATATVERAFSAMKFIKNDLRNRMDDEFSPTLF
- the LOC132610132 gene encoding uncharacterized protein LOC132610132 isoform X2; its protein translation is MLEKVKFLQHRYPFLQIIGLQDTKIPLCSSDICTHLLGRTLKEYITFPILLANKDVLEIASQACYVIFKGSKSPSIYYGKEADMVILDKAIKDFRAQESETPKTMHNLTSTWVKPTDDFKESPLCFPLRNLLLYFPGGISVDESGDRLFLSDSNHHRVIVLDGNGMILDSIGSSPGHEDGEFESAKLRRPAASFYHAAEDCLYLVDSENHAIRRADMGRRVVETLYPRSKTNKNSSIWSWILGKLWPRNDLDAPSEELNPDALLFPWHILKSPNGDLLILNRSCETLWIMDLASGVIRKVVKGFSNILEICEPLILEKSMLLNQIPNDWLQQQVDTHCSSKRIPYVELISSVETFQDQILICDTVGQTVLKLNRNSGSISSFQFSNLGILGFPYWSSSPLERVCAADAALAANSIDHIESFNLLPGKVDIRLNVDIPEYVDLIEPLSESCIWRQTRGAAAEISEADSTDTSSEKVGVAQQWYDEIDHLAFSRPEIEATIEEGTMSRGEEIPEGKVEISCSVNSSPGTSEVTISAALYLRLKKDSDACSDSRQSKAARIADLLNPGTRVNRDVILQFLLTSKRDLEEVIITRPIHVRLKFDCPNHPKADNNKDIILTDTSLNVNVALK